One Planctomycetota bacterium genomic window, CGCGAGCCGGCGGGCCAGGCCGCGCTCGGCGAGGACCACGAGCCGTCCGGCAGTCAGGCGGCGGAGGCTGGCGAGCGTCGCGACCAGCGCGTGGCGGCTGCTCGGCTGGTCGATGAACACGTGGCCGTCCTGGCCGCGGTCGATCCGCTCGACACGGCCGGCGACGCTCCCGATCGACTCGAGCCCGCGGACGACGTCGCTCAAGGCGATGCCGAGGCGGCGGCCGACCGCCGCGGCCAGCAGGGCATCGCAGACGAAAGCCTGGACGGGCGTGGCGACCGCCACCGGCGCGACCTCGTCGGCCGACTGGAGGAGGAACGTCTGCCCACCGAGCTGGCGTTCGACCGGGCTCGCCCACAGGGCAAGCCGGCCGCCATCTCCCCGGAGGCCGACGCGGATCGGCGCGGCACCGCCGCGCGCCAGCCACCGGGCGACCAGCCGCCGCGCGCCGGCGTCGTCGTGGCAGACGACGAGGTCGCCGTCGGGCACGAGGATGTCGAGAAGCCGCGCCTCGAGCGGTGGTGCGGCGCCGCGCCGCCGCGGCCGCGGCGGCACGACGTTGGTGACGACCGCCGTGGCGCAGCGGATCCCGGCGAGGACGCGCCGCGCGAGCATCGCCGCCGAGACCTCGACGACGACATGGGTGCAGCCGGCTTCGTGGAGCCGCGCCAGGCAGCCCGCCACCGCACTGGGGTCGGTGAGCCGGACGGGCGACGGGCCGGCGGCGTCGGGCTCGAGACAGCCGAGGTCGGAGATCACCCCGACGCGGACGCCGGCCTCGGCGAGGATCCCGGCGGTCAGCCAGGCGGTGGTCGTCTTCCCGGCGCTGCCGGCGACGGCGATCAGGTGCATCGCGTCGGCCGGCGCACCGGCGAGGGCGTGGCAGATGCGGGCCATCGCCTCGTCGGCGTTGGCCACGAGGCACACCGGCGCGCCGTACGCAGGCACCATCCGTTCGCTGACGATCCCGACGGCGCCCCGGGCGACGGCTTCGGCGAGCCCCTCGCCCCCTTCGCCGTCGGCCGTCGTCCTGACGACATACACGTCGCCCGGGCCGCAGTCGCCGGCACGGTCGTGGCACCCGCGGGCGGGAATGTCGCGCCCGCCGACGAAACGGCAGCGCGGGAGGACGTCGTTGAGCCTCACCATCCGCCGGACGAACCCGTCGTCGCGGCGCGCGTCGATCCCCTCGTTGCCCGCCATCGTCGCCTCCGTGCGCTCGCCACCGCCGCGACGGCCGTCCCTCCTTGGACGAGCCTGATGCACCGGCTCCCGCATTGTCGGGAGGCGCGGCACCGGGTCAATGTCGACTCGCGTGGCGCTTGCCGGTGTGTCGCGCGGCGGGGTAGTGTCGCGGCGTTCAACTCCGCCGCGGCCGCCACGCCTTCCGGAGCCACCGGCCTTGCCCGTCCTGCCGAGCCCACCGTCGCCCCCCGCGCGCTTCGCGCTGTGGCTCGGCGCCATCGCCGGGGTGGAGCTGGAGCTGGCCCACGCCTGGCTGGAGACGATTCTCCCCGTCGTCGACGCTCCCGGTCCCGAGCAGTGGTTCCGGACCGGGGCCGGGCAGCGGCACCCGCCGGCACTGCCGCGGCCCTGGGTGGCGCTGGCTGCATTTCCCCGGCCGGGACTGTGGTCGGTGGCGGACATGACGGCCGTGGCGGCCAGCCTGCCGCTGGTGCCGCTGGTGGCGGTGACGACGAGCCTCGCCGAGGGGAGCAGGCGGAGCGGCGATTCCCTCGCCGGGATCGAGGAGGTGCCGTGGGTCGAGCTCCCCGGCCGCGTCTGGGGCTGGGCCAGCGGCGCGGCACGCCCCGCCGGTTGGCTTCCGGCGACGAGCCGCCGCGACGAACGCTGGCTCGTCGCCCCAAAGCGCCCGGCCACGGCGCGCAGGCCGGTCGCCGTCGCGGCCCCCGGGACGTCGCGGGAACAGCTCTGCGACCTGCTCGACGCCGCCGGATTCGCCCCGCAACCACTCGACACGCCGCGCCCCCATCCCGGGTGCCCGGGGCCGGTGATCTGGGATGCCGGGGGGGTCGGGGAGGAATGTTGTTCCTGGTTGCGCCTCCTCACCGCCGATGGCCGCCGTGACGTCGTCGTCCTCGAGTCGTTTCCACGGGGCGACGGCGTGCGCCTGGCGCTGGAGGCGGGTGCGGCGGCCGTCCTACCCCGGGTCGTCGCGGCCGAGACGGTCGCCGGCACGCTGGGATGGATCACTGCCCGCGGTGCGGCGCCGGGCTGACCTTGGAGGGGCGTGGCGCCCCGGCTAGCATCCGGCCCCCCACAGCCCCGGCGACCGGCCATGCCCCACCAGCTTCCCCGCTCCGCGGCCTTCGGACCGCGTCCCCGACGGGCACTGCCGCGGAGCGCGATCCGCGTGCCGTTGCTCGGCGCGCTGGTCGTCGCCGGCTGCGCCCACCTCGGATCGCCGCCGGCGTGGGACACCGTCGTCCTCGAGACGACGAGTCTCGCCGACCCCCTCGCCTGGCACGGCGGCGAGGGGCTGCCCGACCGGACGCTGGTGATGGCAGGTCAATTGGTCGTCCACGCCGACTTTCCTCTCGCGGGCCAGCACCGCCTGATCCGCGACCTCGAATCGCTCCGCGCCGACGTCAGCCAGACGCTGTCGTTGCCCGTCTCCGACGAACCGGTCCATCTCTACCTGTTCGGCACGCCGACGCGGTACGACGAATTCGCCGCCCGCCGCTTCCCGGGCTTCCCCGTGCGGCGCGCGTTCTTCGTCGAGACCGACACGACGCTGTCGGTGTTCGCCGCCTGGCAGGACCGGATCGCCGAGGATCTCCGCCACGAGACGACGCACGGCTACCTCCACGCAGTCGTTCCCACGATCCCACTGTGGCTCGACGAGGGGATCGCCGAGTACTTCGAGCTCCCGCGCGGCGCCCAGGGGGTCCACCGCGAGCACCTCACCCACCTCGCCGGCCGCCGCGCCGAGGGCACGCTGGCGATCGACCTGGCCCGGCTCGAGCCGCTCGCCGATCCCGGCGAGATGTCGCAGGACGACTACGCCGAGGCGTGGGCGTGGGTCCACTGGCTCCTCCACTCGACCCCCGCCCGGCGTTGCCTGCTCCAGGATTACCTCACCGACCTGCGCCGTGACGGCTCGACCGCGCCGCTGGCAGCCCGGCTGACGCACGTCGAGGGCTCGCCGCTGGCCTGCGCCGAGAACCTCCGCCAGCACCTCGCGACGCTCGCCGCCGGCGCCGACAACGCTCCGGTCGAACCCTGAACGGCAACGGCGCGGCTCACCTGTCCGTGGACAAAGCCCTCCCTGGCCTTTGTCCACTCAGGCGACCGCGGGAACCGCCGAGGGTTTCCCGGGTCGCCAGCGGCCGCATCCAGCGGCCGATGACTTTTTCCCCGGGCTGTCACGCGTCGGACACCGTCTTGGCGTACACCAGCCCCAGCGCCAGCGGTGCGAACCCGAGCTTCGTGTACAGCGCGCAGCCTCCGGGATCGGCTTCGTGCGCCTGTCCTTCGACCATCTCCGCCCCCTCCTGCGCGAGGTCGAACAGCGCCTCGCCGAGCACGTGGTGCCCGAGGCCGCGGCGCCGAAGCGTTTCCGGCACGGCGACGCCGAGCAGCCCCCAGCGCAGCCCCGGAGCACAGCCCGCCAGTCCGTGACGGTCCCAGAACGTCGCGCTGGCGGCCACCATCCCGTCGGCGCCGACCAGCTCGTAGCGGCGCAGCGGGAGCCCGACGGTGGTCGCCGCCTCCCACCAATGCCGGTGCGGCGGCTCGTCGATCGCCCGCAGGAGCATCGAGCGGCGCAGCGCCAGCTGCGTGCGGCTCACCTGGGGGCGGTAGCCGGTGAGGCGGCGGCCGACGGCGGCGATCCGATCGGCGACGTGGTAGCCGCCGCGGCCGAAGACGCCGGTCAGCGCGGGGCTCGATTCGAGGATCCCCGGCAGATCGGCGCCACCGTAGAGGCCGAGGTAGAAGGCGCGCTGCGCGCCTGTGCCGCCCCCCTGCAGCCGCCGCGCGCCGTTGCGGCGGAGATACGCCTCGCAGTGGCCGAGCAGCTCGTCGGCGATGCCCTCCTTGCGGGCGTGCGGCACCACCGCGACGAGAAACACGATCCCGAGGCCGCGGTCGAGGTTCCGCCCATCGGCGGTCGGGCCGAACCCGGCGTGGGCGAAGCCGACAGCCCGCGGGCCGTCGAACGCCAGCACCAACCCGGCCGGGTCGAACCACGGCTTGGCGAGGACCGCCCCCTCGATCAATTCGCTCGTCATCGGCTGCAGGGCACCGGGACCGAGCTCGGCGTCGCGCCACACGTCGGCGAGGCGCGGAGGATCGTCGTTGCGGAAGCAGCGGTACTCGATCACGCCGCGTGATCCCCCGACGCGGGCACGAGGCGCACGAGGATCCGCCCGGCCTCCTCACGGACGTCGTGGACGGCCTGCCGGACGGTCGCCGAGAGGCGGTGGCGGCCGCTGACCGCGTCGAACTGCCAGCCGTGCCACGGGCAGGTGATCACGCCGTTGCACAGCCGCCCCCGGCCGAGCGGGCCTCCCTGGTGCGGGCAGAGCCCGTCGATCGCCGACCACTGCCCGTCGACATTGGCCAGCGCCACGATCCGGCCGCCCGCGACGCACTCGACGACCTCCCCGGGGGGGCAGTCGGCGGCGGCGGCGATGTCGATCCAGTCGCTCACGTCTCGACCGCTCCACCGGGTGCCCCGCGGCGGAGCCCGGCCCGGGGTCAGCGACGCGGGGCCACCTCAGGCCGTCGTCGTCGTGGGCAGGGCGGGAGCCACCCCGCTTGTCGCCACTGTAGCCTGCGACGACCGTCCCCGCCATCGGCGGTGGACCCACCAATACTGGCCCGGTGCGCGGCGGATCGAGACCTCGAGGAGGCTCGTGTACCACTGCGACAGCGCGTGGAGGCTGGCGA contains:
- a CDS encoding GNAT family N-acetyltransferase, with the translated sequence MIEYRCFRNDDPPRLADVWRDAELGPGALQPMTSELIEGAVLAKPWFDPAGLVLAFDGPRAVGFAHAGFGPTADGRNLDRGLGIVFLVAVVPHARKEGIADELLGHCEAYLRRNGARRLQGGGTGAQRAFYLGLYGGADLPGILESSPALTGVFGRGGYHVADRIAAVGRRLTGYRPQVSRTQLALRRSMLLRAIDEPPHRHWWEAATTVGLPLRRYELVGADGMVAASATFWDRHGLAGCAPGLRWGLLGVAVPETLRRRGLGHHVLGEALFDLAQEGAEMVEGQAHEADPGGCALYTKLGFAPLALGLVYAKTVSDA
- a CDS encoding Rieske 2Fe-2S domain-containing protein yields the protein MTPGRAPPRGTRWSGRDVSDWIDIAAAADCPPGEVVECVAGGRIVALANVDGQWSAIDGLCPHQGGPLGRGRLCNGVITCPWHGWQFDAVSGRHRLSATVRQAVHDVREEAGRILVRLVPASGDHAA